One Aegilops tauschii subsp. strangulata cultivar AL8/78 chromosome 7, Aet v6.0, whole genome shotgun sequence genomic window carries:
- the LOC109734869 gene encoding uncharacterized protein isoform X2, with translation MRKSGTKEGIEGSIGFKHGIDVNPSSVSTQTGGTRSDLMIRVCSCTRRSSSLHNPNTRNIMMTCKSCGGKSTVDRGGPSCSSNLNTSGLELPRPIDPEVRWKTVNRRQRAARRARTFSGGDRLKDEIRSFYACGNPTSLEVAQEEDSASESEKLGVSILGRRFGDPMENVPIKKRRVHMDCSPSPPSTPLLVDPYEKIPSRSGGGISSYGKHRKVKTLGGKHMEEKRGPLEAADFSGISILAAAACESEMDVAKLNGECSKSARSLDERKPEIISGSSLLDPLHEIKGDKLNIPDRTLKLSETAPDMRPLFPTTLNSSESAPDMKPLFPTTLNGPENLVGSAAALEGKSVGCFGDTVVHTKHSNAAHDSRLHWDLNIAMEAWDTHCGDDDNHDMVGPDPVASVSDCNDAQKEMNKSQVCRDLSQSTVAEVILRHSVDKIHVADAAKDGNTKGETDFPGDGSFHPLCSRSPLKVQLLESECLDGNDSSAETNNLLDLQKSSYVSNVALHIGSNPDLSSLSLTKEHFAFAANVEKLDVSHTSPLDCEGLSHLISEDAHAGGSSIQTSVLGSRVKPMTSRLVSEESTNIATVSSKSFTDAGWSDDKLGQASLQSISEFKNHELLDVDSGTSKIDQSVNEKAEHDTDVLCVDKKAADADNDSDLPDSHPEDNLHTSDCVMSYAHIEGGVDATIDYRNRLLACANATSAETCYITSDIHAHGLNSECTKQADTDMDNIVDSKSRAQSQPSGYKHDLQKVTSNNCLEHCYRTDTSRFSKDLSVTGKVDVEEDDSQYEDGELRESGDRYWADDIYEEVKCANYQVSDYKDEKAAPDIHHVPVGSVSNNMVMPVANYNGTLSRKEDCDVSPVSSKRSWSSNCLDGGSGMMCAASARSIHVNMKNETRMYDNLDLTIARSAGTVSQSERGGDGLGEDPLNIRSKPVGWDMLPEDQRHSRDSRDRVDSSNLCVLGTLEAAEACESFRPMGLPNRDVQSRLDRLRSFDRPHRNEHCRSDDGYGSGSKAERSVDRPHGRGGASRHIQANIRGEQWAENSNSSRSSQRRSPDYNNYGPAGPRNAAEAAVAKMESSGFVVAADGTLVRAVDAANTSTMSRRMRNKSSFYHPLSRRCSPVDRDGSRGLSREPAHAREAPPERCFGASGNRSGRYGPQMDKDHAIDENLSSVHSSLSNRQRRFPAHRASLDLSRAHSRSPSGSRSRSPHAWTSNGGSSIRRHSRSPNYMTEVRIGRMTSPQRQHRFNDRVMRGSPSRNSTYSQHDSTWVEGRSCSTLDISYHKKRYSRRSPPLRTTSRNDMFDLMDSQGRSGSREFHRPTRDFKRGNKHDGNGDDKRCNDRYGTVKPYEHNGAVKQFRNHAGDKLHPHTSAPRSPEPQRGSPRRF, from the exons ATGAGGAAGTCTGGAACAAAAG AGGGTATCGAGGGATCTATTGGATTTAAGCATGGGATTGATGTGAACCCATCTTCTGTTTCTACTCAAACAGGAGGAACGCGATCTGATTTGATG ATTCGAGTGTGCAGTTGTACTAGAAGGTCCTCGTCACTTCATAATCCTAATACCAGAAATATTATGATGACCTGCAAAAGCTGTGGTGGCAAATCAACAGTGGACAGAGGTGGGCCATCGTGTAGCAGCAACCTTAACACCAGCGGCTTGGAGCTCCCCAGACCTATAGATCCTGAGGTGAGATGGAAGACTGTAAACAGAAGGCAAAGAGCTGCAAGGAGAGCAAGGACCTTTTCTGGAGGAGACAGATTGAAGGATGAAATTAGATCTTTCTATGCATGTGGCAATCCCACGAGCCTAGAAGTGGCTCAAGAAGAGGATTCAGCCTCTGAATCTGAGAAG CTTGGGGTATCTATTCTTGGTCGGCGCTTTGGTGATCCCATGGAAAATGTTCCAATAAAAAAGAGAAGAGTTCATATGGATTGTTCTCCATCACCTCCATCCACCCCACTGCTAGTGGATCCTTATGAAAAAATACCGAGCAGATCTGGTGGAGGCATTTCATCATATGGCAAGCACCGCAAGGTTAAAACACTAGGAGGCAAGCACATGGAAGAAAAGAGAGGACCTCTTGAAGCTGCTGATTTTTCTGGTATATCAATACTGGCTGCTGCTGCCTGTGAAAGTGAGATGGATGTTGCTAAGTTAAATGGTGAATGCTCGAAGTCAGCCCGCTCTCTTGATGAAAGAAAGCCAGAAATTATCTCTGGCAGTTCACTGTTGGATCCTCTACATGAAATTAAGGGGGATAAGCTAAATATCCCAGACAGGACCCTGAAATTATCTGAAACTGCTCCTGACATGAGGCCTTTGTTTCCCACTACATTAAATAGCTCTGAGTCTGCTCCTGACATGAAGCCCTTGTTCCCCACAACATTAAATGGTCCAGAGAATCTTGTTGGATCTGCAGCTGCTCTGGAGG GCAAATCAGTAGGCTGCTTTGGAGATACAGTTGTGCACACCAAGCATTCCAATGCGGCTCATGATTCTAGACTGCACTGGGATCTTAACATTGCGATGGAGGCGTGGGACACCCATTGTGGTGATGATGATAATCATGATATGGTTGGTCCTGATCCTGTAGCTTCTGTAAGTGATTGTAATGATGCTCAAAAGGAGATGAACAAATCACAGGTGTGTCGGGATCTTTCTCAGTCAACAGTTGCTGAGGTCATACTTCGTCATTCTGTTGATAAAATTCACGTGGCTGATGCAGCGAAAGATGGTAACACAAAGGGTGAAACTGATTTCCCAGGTGATGGTTCATTTCATCCTTTGTGCAGTCGGTCTCCCCTGAAAGTTCAGCTATTGGAATCCGAATGTTTAGATGGAAATGATTCCTCTGCCGAAACAAACAATTTGCTTGATCTGCAGAAGAGTAGTTATGTTTCTAATGTGGCATTGCATATCGGATCTAATCCAGACTTGAGTTCTCTGTCTCTTACTAAGGAACATTTCGCTTTTGCTGCAAATGTGGAGAAACTTGACGTGTCACACACTTCACCCCTTGATTGTGAAGGTTTGTCTCACTTGATTTCTGAGGATGCTCATGCTGGAGGTAGTTCAATTCAAACAAGTGTTCTGGGCTCCAGAGTGAAGCCTATGACAAGCAGATTAGTTTCTGAGGAAAGCACAAATATTGCAACAGTTTCCAGTAAAAGTTTTACTGACGCTGGGTGGAGCGATGATAAACTTGGGCAAGCTTCACTACAGAGCATAtctgaatttaaaaaccatgaaCTTTTGGATGTTGATTCAGGAACTAGTAAAATTGATCAGTCCGTCAATGAGAAGGCTGAACATGACACTGACGTATTGTGCGTTGACAAGAAAGCTGCAGATGCAGACAATGATTCAGACCTCCCTGATTCTCATCCAGAGGATAACCTACACACTTCTGATTGCGTCATGTCCTATGCGCATATAGAGGGTGGTGTGGATGCAACAATCGATTACAGAAATCGTTTACTTGCTTGTGCCAACGCTACCAGTGCAGAAACATGTTACATCACCAGTGATATTCATGCTCATGGTCTCAATTCAGAGTGCACTAAACAAGCAGATACTGACATGGACAATATTGTGGATTCAAAATCTAGAGCACAAAGCCAACCAAGTGGTTACAAACATGATCTTCAGAAGGTCACATCAAATAATTGCCTTGAACACTGCTATCGGACAGACACGTCTCGTTTTAGCAAAGATCTTTCTGTGACCGGAAAAGTTGACGTCGAGGAAGATGATTCTCAGTATGAGGATGGGGAACTTAGGGAATCTGGTGACCGTTATTGGGCCGATGACATTTATGAAGAAGTTAAATGTGCTAATTATCAGGTATCAGATTACAAGGATGAAAAAGCTGCCCCAGACATTCATCATGTACCTGTTGGCTCTGTTTCAAACAATATGGTTATGCCAGTTGCTAATTACAATGGAACATTATCCAGGAAGGAAGATTGTGATGTTTCACCCGTCTCATCGAAGCGCTCATGGTCAAGTAACTGCTTGGATGGTGGATCTGGAATGATGTGTGCTGCAAGTGCTCGGAGCATTCATGTGAATATGAAAAATGAGACTCGAATGTATGACAACCTAGACCTTACAATAGCTCGATCTGCTGGGACCGTTAGCCAGTCTGAAAGGGGTGGTGATGGTTTAGGTGAGGATCCATTGAATATCAGATCAAAGCCCGTGGGATGGGATATGTTGCCTGAAGATCAGAGGCACTCTCGAGATTCAAGAGACAGAGTTGATTCTTCTAACCTGTGTGTTTTAGGTACATTAGAGGCAGCTGAAGCCTGTGAATCATTTCGACCAATGGGATTACCAAATAGAGACGTGCAATCACGACTTGATCGGCTAAGATCATTTGACAGACCCCACAGAAATGAGCACTGCAG ATCTGATGATGGCTATGGTTCTGGCTCAAAAGCTGAAAGGTCTGTTGATAGGCCACATGGCAGGGGCGGAGCATCTCGGCATATTCAAGCAAACATCCGAGGGGAGCAGTGGGCTGAAAATTCAAATAGTTCTCGTTCTTCCCAGCGAAGATCACCTGATTATAATAATTATGGCCCAGCTGGTCCAAGAAATGCTGCTGAAGCTGCTGTTGCAAAGATGGAGAGCAGTGGCTTTGTTGTTGCAGCTGATGGCACTTTGGTAAGAGCTGTTGATGCAGCAAATACAAGTACCATGTCCAGAAGGATGAGAAACAAAAGTAGCTTCTACCACCCTTTGTCTAGACGGTGTTCCCCAGTTGACAGAGATGGAAGTCGTGGGTTGTCCAGAGAACCTGCACATGCTAGGGAAGCACCTCCAGAACGATGCTTTGGTGCTAGTGGCAACCGGTCTGGTCGATATGGTCCTCAGATGGATAAAGATCATGCCATTGATGAAAATTTGAGTTCAGTTCATAGCTCACTGTCTAATAGACAACGGAGGTTCCCAGCGCATAGAGCCTCACTCGACCTGTCACGTGCTCACAGCAGATCTCCTTCAGGATCTAGATCTCGATCACCACATGCTTGGACATCCAACGGAGGCTCAAGTATACGGAGGCATAGTAGATCTCCTAATTACATGACTGAAGTTAGAATTGGTAGAATGACTTCACCTCAAAGACAACATCGATTCAATGATCGAGTTATGCGTGGTAGTCCATCAAGAAATTCCACTTACTCTCAACATGATTCAACATGGGTTGAAGGAAGGAGCTGCTCAACACTAGATATTTCTTATCACAAGAAACGGTATTCTCGGAGGAGCCCACCTCTGAGAACCACCTCAAGAAATGACATGTTCGATTTAATGGATTCCCAAGGACGGTCAGGATCTCGAGAATTCCACCGCCCAACACGTGACTTCAAAAGGGGAAATAAGCATGATGGGAATGGTGATGATAAAAGATGTAATGATAGATATGGAACTGTCAAACCATATGAACATAATGGTGCTGTGAAGCAGTTCAGGAATCATGCTGGAGATAAACTTCATCCACACACTTCTGCACCCAGATCACCTGAACCGCAAAGAGGAAGCCCTCGGCGATTTTGA
- the LOC109734869 gene encoding uncharacterized protein isoform X1, translating into MRKSGTKEGIEGSIGFKHGIDVNPSSVSTQTGGTRSDLMIRVCSCTRRSSSLHNPNTRNIMMTCKSCGGKSTVDRGGPSCSSNLNTSGLELPRPIDPEVRWKTVNRRQRAARRARTFSGGDRLKDEIRSFYACGNPTSLEVAQEEDSASESEKLGVSILGRRFGDPMENVPIKKRRVHMDCSPSPPSTPLLVDPYEKIPSRSGGGISSYGKHRKVKTLGGKHMEEKRGPLEAADFSGISILAAAACESEMDVAKLNGECSKSARSLDERKPEIISGSSLLDPLHEIKGDKLNIPDRTLKLSETAPDMRPLFPTTLNSSESAPDMKPLFPTTLNGPENLVGSAAALEGNTALYSLLSNANKTDIFSSVSDAKSSDVTMSTNSSNPGKSVGCFGDTVVHTKHSNAAHDSRLHWDLNIAMEAWDTHCGDDDNHDMVGPDPVASVSDCNDAQKEMNKSQVCRDLSQSTVAEVILRHSVDKIHVADAAKDGNTKGETDFPGDGSFHPLCSRSPLKVQLLESECLDGNDSSAETNNLLDLQKSSYVSNVALHIGSNPDLSSLSLTKEHFAFAANVEKLDVSHTSPLDCEGLSHLISEDAHAGGSSIQTSVLGSRVKPMTSRLVSEESTNIATVSSKSFTDAGWSDDKLGQASLQSISEFKNHELLDVDSGTSKIDQSVNEKAEHDTDVLCVDKKAADADNDSDLPDSHPEDNLHTSDCVMSYAHIEGGVDATIDYRNRLLACANATSAETCYITSDIHAHGLNSECTKQADTDMDNIVDSKSRAQSQPSGYKHDLQKVTSNNCLEHCYRTDTSRFSKDLSVTGKVDVEEDDSQYEDGELRESGDRYWADDIYEEVKCANYQVSDYKDEKAAPDIHHVPVGSVSNNMVMPVANYNGTLSRKEDCDVSPVSSKRSWSSNCLDGGSGMMCAASARSIHVNMKNETRMYDNLDLTIARSAGTVSQSERGGDGLGEDPLNIRSKPVGWDMLPEDQRHSRDSRDRVDSSNLCVLGTLEAAEACESFRPMGLPNRDVQSRLDRLRSFDRPHRNEHCRSDDGYGSGSKAERSVDRPHGRGGASRHIQANIRGEQWAENSNSSRSSQRRSPDYNNYGPAGPRNAAEAAVAKMESSGFVVAADGTLVRAVDAANTSTMSRRMRNKSSFYHPLSRRCSPVDRDGSRGLSREPAHAREAPPERCFGASGNRSGRYGPQMDKDHAIDENLSSVHSSLSNRQRRFPAHRASLDLSRAHSRSPSGSRSRSPHAWTSNGGSSIRRHSRSPNYMTEVRIGRMTSPQRQHRFNDRVMRGSPSRNSTYSQHDSTWVEGRSCSTLDISYHKKRYSRRSPPLRTTSRNDMFDLMDSQGRSGSREFHRPTRDFKRGNKHDGNGDDKRCNDRYGTVKPYEHNGAVKQFRNHAGDKLHPHTSAPRSPEPQRGSPRRF; encoded by the exons ATGAGGAAGTCTGGAACAAAAG AGGGTATCGAGGGATCTATTGGATTTAAGCATGGGATTGATGTGAACCCATCTTCTGTTTCTACTCAAACAGGAGGAACGCGATCTGATTTGATG ATTCGAGTGTGCAGTTGTACTAGAAGGTCCTCGTCACTTCATAATCCTAATACCAGAAATATTATGATGACCTGCAAAAGCTGTGGTGGCAAATCAACAGTGGACAGAGGTGGGCCATCGTGTAGCAGCAACCTTAACACCAGCGGCTTGGAGCTCCCCAGACCTATAGATCCTGAGGTGAGATGGAAGACTGTAAACAGAAGGCAAAGAGCTGCAAGGAGAGCAAGGACCTTTTCTGGAGGAGACAGATTGAAGGATGAAATTAGATCTTTCTATGCATGTGGCAATCCCACGAGCCTAGAAGTGGCTCAAGAAGAGGATTCAGCCTCTGAATCTGAGAAG CTTGGGGTATCTATTCTTGGTCGGCGCTTTGGTGATCCCATGGAAAATGTTCCAATAAAAAAGAGAAGAGTTCATATGGATTGTTCTCCATCACCTCCATCCACCCCACTGCTAGTGGATCCTTATGAAAAAATACCGAGCAGATCTGGTGGAGGCATTTCATCATATGGCAAGCACCGCAAGGTTAAAACACTAGGAGGCAAGCACATGGAAGAAAAGAGAGGACCTCTTGAAGCTGCTGATTTTTCTGGTATATCAATACTGGCTGCTGCTGCCTGTGAAAGTGAGATGGATGTTGCTAAGTTAAATGGTGAATGCTCGAAGTCAGCCCGCTCTCTTGATGAAAGAAAGCCAGAAATTATCTCTGGCAGTTCACTGTTGGATCCTCTACATGAAATTAAGGGGGATAAGCTAAATATCCCAGACAGGACCCTGAAATTATCTGAAACTGCTCCTGACATGAGGCCTTTGTTTCCCACTACATTAAATAGCTCTGAGTCTGCTCCTGACATGAAGCCCTTGTTCCCCACAACATTAAATGGTCCAGAGAATCTTGTTGGATCTGCAGCTGCTCTGGAGGGTAATACTGCACTTTATTCTTTGTTGAGCAATGCAAACAAAACCGATATTTTTTCATCTGTTTCTGATGCTAAATCTTCGGATGTTACCATGTCAACTAACTCAAGCAATCCAGGCAAATCAGTAGGCTGCTTTGGAGATACAGTTGTGCACACCAAGCATTCCAATGCGGCTCATGATTCTAGACTGCACTGGGATCTTAACATTGCGATGGAGGCGTGGGACACCCATTGTGGTGATGATGATAATCATGATATGGTTGGTCCTGATCCTGTAGCTTCTGTAAGTGATTGTAATGATGCTCAAAAGGAGATGAACAAATCACAGGTGTGTCGGGATCTTTCTCAGTCAACAGTTGCTGAGGTCATACTTCGTCATTCTGTTGATAAAATTCACGTGGCTGATGCAGCGAAAGATGGTAACACAAAGGGTGAAACTGATTTCCCAGGTGATGGTTCATTTCATCCTTTGTGCAGTCGGTCTCCCCTGAAAGTTCAGCTATTGGAATCCGAATGTTTAGATGGAAATGATTCCTCTGCCGAAACAAACAATTTGCTTGATCTGCAGAAGAGTAGTTATGTTTCTAATGTGGCATTGCATATCGGATCTAATCCAGACTTGAGTTCTCTGTCTCTTACTAAGGAACATTTCGCTTTTGCTGCAAATGTGGAGAAACTTGACGTGTCACACACTTCACCCCTTGATTGTGAAGGTTTGTCTCACTTGATTTCTGAGGATGCTCATGCTGGAGGTAGTTCAATTCAAACAAGTGTTCTGGGCTCCAGAGTGAAGCCTATGACAAGCAGATTAGTTTCTGAGGAAAGCACAAATATTGCAACAGTTTCCAGTAAAAGTTTTACTGACGCTGGGTGGAGCGATGATAAACTTGGGCAAGCTTCACTACAGAGCATAtctgaatttaaaaaccatgaaCTTTTGGATGTTGATTCAGGAACTAGTAAAATTGATCAGTCCGTCAATGAGAAGGCTGAACATGACACTGACGTATTGTGCGTTGACAAGAAAGCTGCAGATGCAGACAATGATTCAGACCTCCCTGATTCTCATCCAGAGGATAACCTACACACTTCTGATTGCGTCATGTCCTATGCGCATATAGAGGGTGGTGTGGATGCAACAATCGATTACAGAAATCGTTTACTTGCTTGTGCCAACGCTACCAGTGCAGAAACATGTTACATCACCAGTGATATTCATGCTCATGGTCTCAATTCAGAGTGCACTAAACAAGCAGATACTGACATGGACAATATTGTGGATTCAAAATCTAGAGCACAAAGCCAACCAAGTGGTTACAAACATGATCTTCAGAAGGTCACATCAAATAATTGCCTTGAACACTGCTATCGGACAGACACGTCTCGTTTTAGCAAAGATCTTTCTGTGACCGGAAAAGTTGACGTCGAGGAAGATGATTCTCAGTATGAGGATGGGGAACTTAGGGAATCTGGTGACCGTTATTGGGCCGATGACATTTATGAAGAAGTTAAATGTGCTAATTATCAGGTATCAGATTACAAGGATGAAAAAGCTGCCCCAGACATTCATCATGTACCTGTTGGCTCTGTTTCAAACAATATGGTTATGCCAGTTGCTAATTACAATGGAACATTATCCAGGAAGGAAGATTGTGATGTTTCACCCGTCTCATCGAAGCGCTCATGGTCAAGTAACTGCTTGGATGGTGGATCTGGAATGATGTGTGCTGCAAGTGCTCGGAGCATTCATGTGAATATGAAAAATGAGACTCGAATGTATGACAACCTAGACCTTACAATAGCTCGATCTGCTGGGACCGTTAGCCAGTCTGAAAGGGGTGGTGATGGTTTAGGTGAGGATCCATTGAATATCAGATCAAAGCCCGTGGGATGGGATATGTTGCCTGAAGATCAGAGGCACTCTCGAGATTCAAGAGACAGAGTTGATTCTTCTAACCTGTGTGTTTTAGGTACATTAGAGGCAGCTGAAGCCTGTGAATCATTTCGACCAATGGGATTACCAAATAGAGACGTGCAATCACGACTTGATCGGCTAAGATCATTTGACAGACCCCACAGAAATGAGCACTGCAG ATCTGATGATGGCTATGGTTCTGGCTCAAAAGCTGAAAGGTCTGTTGATAGGCCACATGGCAGGGGCGGAGCATCTCGGCATATTCAAGCAAACATCCGAGGGGAGCAGTGGGCTGAAAATTCAAATAGTTCTCGTTCTTCCCAGCGAAGATCACCTGATTATAATAATTATGGCCCAGCTGGTCCAAGAAATGCTGCTGAAGCTGCTGTTGCAAAGATGGAGAGCAGTGGCTTTGTTGTTGCAGCTGATGGCACTTTGGTAAGAGCTGTTGATGCAGCAAATACAAGTACCATGTCCAGAAGGATGAGAAACAAAAGTAGCTTCTACCACCCTTTGTCTAGACGGTGTTCCCCAGTTGACAGAGATGGAAGTCGTGGGTTGTCCAGAGAACCTGCACATGCTAGGGAAGCACCTCCAGAACGATGCTTTGGTGCTAGTGGCAACCGGTCTGGTCGATATGGTCCTCAGATGGATAAAGATCATGCCATTGATGAAAATTTGAGTTCAGTTCATAGCTCACTGTCTAATAGACAACGGAGGTTCCCAGCGCATAGAGCCTCACTCGACCTGTCACGTGCTCACAGCAGATCTCCTTCAGGATCTAGATCTCGATCACCACATGCTTGGACATCCAACGGAGGCTCAAGTATACGGAGGCATAGTAGATCTCCTAATTACATGACTGAAGTTAGAATTGGTAGAATGACTTCACCTCAAAGACAACATCGATTCAATGATCGAGTTATGCGTGGTAGTCCATCAAGAAATTCCACTTACTCTCAACATGATTCAACATGGGTTGAAGGAAGGAGCTGCTCAACACTAGATATTTCTTATCACAAGAAACGGTATTCTCGGAGGAGCCCACCTCTGAGAACCACCTCAAGAAATGACATGTTCGATTTAATGGATTCCCAAGGACGGTCAGGATCTCGAGAATTCCACCGCCCAACACGTGACTTCAAAAGGGGAAATAAGCATGATGGGAATGGTGATGATAAAAGATGTAATGATAGATATGGAACTGTCAAACCATATGAACATAATGGTGCTGTGAAGCAGTTCAGGAATCATGCTGGAGATAAACTTCATCCACACACTTCTGCACCCAGATCACCTGAACCGCAAAGAGGAAGCCCTCGGCGATTTTGA